Proteins encoded in a region of the Pseudomonas sp. GOM7 genome:
- a CDS encoding urease accessory protein UreF yields MKPAWALLRLASPQLPIGGYSYSQGLEWAIDSGLIKDAESAERWLSDQLSLNLSRFEAPLLLAHCRAAVEGDWSQLQQLAEQHRASRETRELALESRQMGYSLRQLLEGLPELDEAARKLLASQDEPGLAMAWALAARAWQIRPDDALAAWLWGWLENQLAVLMKVLPMGQQAAQRLTSRLLPQLDAAQRQAAELSPEHWGSAAFGLALASMAHERQYSRLFRS; encoded by the coding sequence GTGAAACCGGCCTGGGCCCTGTTGCGCCTGGCCAGCCCGCAGCTCCCCATTGGCGGCTACAGCTACTCGCAGGGCCTGGAATGGGCCATCGATAGCGGCCTGATCAAGGATGCCGAAAGCGCCGAGCGCTGGCTGAGCGACCAGTTGTCGCTGAACCTCTCGCGCTTCGAGGCCCCGTTGCTGCTGGCCCATTGCCGAGCAGCGGTAGAGGGTGACTGGAGCCAACTGCAACAGCTCGCCGAGCAGCACCGCGCCAGCCGCGAAACCCGCGAGCTGGCACTGGAAAGCCGGCAGATGGGCTACTCGCTCAGACAGTTGCTAGAGGGTTTGCCGGAGCTGGACGAAGCCGCCCGCAAACTGCTGGCGAGCCAGGACGAACCCGGCCTGGCCATGGCCTGGGCATTGGCTGCGCGCGCCTGGCAGATCCGCCCGGACGACGCCCTGGCCGCCTGGCTCTGGGGCTGGTTGGAAAACCAGCTCGCCGTGCTGATGAAAGTGCTGCCCATGGGCCAACAGGCCGCCCAGCGCCTGACCAGCCGCCTGCTGCCGCAGCTCGATGCTGCCCAGCGACAGGCCGCCGAACTCTCTCCCGAACACTGGGGCAGCGCCGCCTTCGGCCTGGCCCTGGCGAGCATGGCGCACGAGCGCCAGTACTCACGTCTCTTCCGCTCCTGA
- the ureG gene encoding urease accessory protein UreG, with product MNSQPLRVGIGGPVGSGKTALTLALCRALRERYNIAVVTNDIYTQEDAQFLVRNEALEPERIIGVETGGCPHTAIREDASINLEAVEQLNRRFPGLDLIIVESGGDNLSATFSPELSDLTLYVIDVAAGDKLPRKGGPGICKSDLLVINKIDLAPMVGASLEVMERDTLKMRGEKPFVFSNQKVGQGLDEIIAFIERQGMLTAA from the coding sequence ATGAACAGCCAACCCCTGCGTGTCGGCATCGGCGGCCCGGTCGGTTCCGGCAAGACCGCCCTGACCCTGGCGCTGTGCCGCGCCCTGCGCGAGCGCTACAACATCGCCGTGGTCACCAACGACATCTACACCCAGGAAGACGCCCAGTTCCTGGTGCGCAACGAAGCTCTGGAGCCCGAGCGCATCATCGGTGTGGAAACCGGCGGCTGCCCGCATACCGCCATCCGCGAGGACGCCTCGATCAACCTGGAGGCGGTGGAGCAGCTCAACCGGCGCTTCCCCGGCCTGGACCTGATCATCGTCGAATCCGGCGGCGACAACCTCTCGGCCACCTTCAGCCCGGAACTCTCCGATCTGACCCTCTACGTGATCGACGTCGCCGCCGGCGACAAGCTGCCGCGCAAAGGTGGGCCGGGCATCTGCAAGTCCGACCTGTTGGTGATCAACAAGATCGACCTGGCGCCCATGGTCGGCGCCTCGCTGGAGGTGATGGAACGCGACACCCTGAAGATGCGCGGCGAAAAGCCCTTCGTCTTCAGCAACCAGAAGGTCGGCCAGGGTCTCGACGAGATCATCGCCTTCATCGAACGCCAGGGCATGCTGACCGCGGCCTGA
- a CDS encoding HupE/UreJ family protein, translating to MNLRKTLSAIALFCTPALAFAHPGHGESGLLSGLAHPVFGLDHLLAMLAVGLWAAQQNGAARWTLPLTFVGTMLIGGLLGFSGVEIPLMETGIAGSVLAFGLLVAVAARLPMVLSIALTALFALTHGVAHGLELPDLASPLGYAAGFVIATAALHAFGYALVRFLPQAAAPLVRIAGAASALTGVWLLAS from the coding sequence ATGAATCTGCGCAAAACCCTTTCCGCCATCGCCCTGTTCTGCACCCCAGCGCTGGCCTTCGCCCACCCCGGCCATGGCGAATCGGGCCTGCTCTCCGGCCTGGCCCACCCGGTATTCGGTCTGGATCACCTGCTGGCGATGCTCGCCGTCGGCCTGTGGGCCGCACAGCAAAACGGCGCAGCACGCTGGACACTGCCGCTGACCTTCGTCGGCACCATGCTCATCGGCGGCCTGCTGGGTTTCTCCGGGGTGGAGATTCCGCTGATGGAAACCGGCATCGCCGGCTCGGTGCTGGCCTTCGGTCTGCTGGTGGCGGTAGCCGCGCGCCTGCCGATGGTCCTGTCCATTGCCCTGACTGCCCTGTTCGCTCTCACCCACGGTGTTGCCCATGGCCTGGAACTACCGGACTTGGCCAGCCCGCTGGGCTATGCCGCTGGTTTCGTCATCGCCACGGCGGCCCTGCACGCCTTCGGCTATGCCCTGGTGCGCTTCCTGCCCCAGGCCGCTGCACCGCTGGTGCGCATCGCCGGCGCCGCCTCGGCACTGACCGGCGTCTGGTTGCTGGCCAGTTGA
- a CDS encoding TIGR00730 family Rossman fold protein: MSLRSICVFCGASPGASPVYREAAEALGQHLAERGLRLIYGGGAVGLMGVVADAALNAGGEVIGIIPQSLERAEIGHRGLTHLEVVDGMHARKARMAELADAFIALPGGLGTLEELFEVWTWGQLGYHAKPLGLLEVNGFYAKLGDFLDHLVAERFVRPQHREMLQIADSPHSLIDALAAWQPTVAPKWVDRTPA, encoded by the coding sequence ATGTCCCTGCGCAGCATCTGTGTTTTCTGTGGCGCCAGCCCTGGTGCCAGCCCGGTTTATCGCGAGGCCGCCGAAGCGCTCGGCCAGCACCTGGCCGAGCGCGGCCTGCGCCTGATCTATGGCGGTGGTGCGGTCGGCCTGATGGGAGTGGTGGCCGATGCGGCGCTGAATGCCGGCGGCGAAGTCATCGGCATCATTCCGCAAAGCCTGGAGCGCGCCGAGATCGGTCATCGCGGCCTGACCCACCTGGAAGTGGTCGATGGCATGCACGCACGCAAGGCGCGCATGGCAGAACTGGCCGACGCCTTCATCGCCCTGCCCGGCGGCCTCGGCACCCTGGAAGAGCTGTTCGAGGTGTGGACCTGGGGCCAGCTCGGCTATCACGCCAAACCGCTCGGCCTGCTGGAAGTGAATGGCTTCTACGCCAAGCTCGGCGACTTCCTCGACCATCTGGTAGCCGAGCGCTTCGTCCGTCCGCAGCACCGCGAGATGCTGCAAATAGCCGACTCGCCACACAGCCTGATCGACGCCCTAGCGGCCTGGCAGCCGACCGTGGCACCCAAGTGGGTGGACAGAACGCCGGCCTGA
- a CDS encoding DUF808 domain-containing protein codes for MAGSSLLALIDDISTVLDDVATMTKIAARKTAGVLGDDLALNAQQVTGVRADRELPVVWAVAKGSLINKAILVPAALLISAIAPWLVVPLLMLGGLFLCYEGAEKLLHKLLHRHDADEEKQAHRQALANPEVDLVAFERDKIRGAVRTDFILSAEIITITLGTVATASFLNQVLVLSGIALVMTLGVYGLVAGIVKLDDAGLYLSQRGSAFAQACGRGILAFAPWLMKTLSVVGTAAMFLVGGGILSHGLPAVDSAVHLAAEWVAEDAGHLLSLAVPALLNALLGIVVGLLSVPLVSLATRLWQRLRPSQTN; via the coding sequence ATGGCCGGAAGCAGCCTGCTCGCCCTGATCGACGACATCAGCACGGTACTCGACGATGTCGCCACCATGACCAAGATCGCCGCGCGCAAGACCGCTGGCGTGCTCGGTGATGACCTGGCGCTCAATGCCCAGCAGGTCACAGGCGTGCGTGCCGACCGTGAACTGCCGGTGGTCTGGGCGGTGGCCAAGGGTTCGCTGATCAACAAGGCGATCCTGGTGCCGGCAGCGCTGCTGATCAGCGCCATCGCCCCTTGGCTGGTGGTGCCACTGTTGATGCTCGGCGGCCTGTTCCTCTGCTACGAAGGCGCCGAGAAACTCCTGCACAAGCTGCTGCATCGTCACGACGCTGATGAGGAGAAACAGGCGCACAGGCAAGCCCTGGCCAACCCCGAAGTGGATCTGGTGGCCTTCGAGCGCGACAAGATCCGTGGTGCGGTGCGCACCGATTTCATTCTCTCGGCGGAGATCATCACCATCACCCTGGGCACCGTCGCCACCGCCAGCTTTCTCAATCAGGTGCTGGTACTCAGCGGCATCGCCCTGGTCATGACCCTTGGCGTTTATGGACTGGTGGCCGGCATCGTCAAGCTGGACGACGCCGGGCTCTACCTCAGCCAGCGCGGCAGTGCCTTCGCTCAGGCCTGTGGGCGCGGCATTCTGGCATTCGCGCCCTGGCTGATGAAGACGCTCTCGGTGGTCGGCACGGCGGCAATGTTTCTGGTCGGTGGTGGCATTCTCAGCCATGGCCTGCCGGCCGTGGACAGCGCCGTGCACCTTGCAGCCGAGTGGGTCGCCGAGGATGCCGGGCACCTGCTTTCGCTGGCGGTACCCGCCCTGCTCAATGCCCTGCTGGGCATAGTCGTGGGTCTGCTCAGCGTGCCACTGGTCAGCCTTGCCACGCGCCTATGGCAAAGGCTGCGCCCTTCCCAGACCAACTGA
- the azu gene encoding azurin, whose product MLRKFALLAVLGLASTPLLAAECAVDVESTDQMTYNTQAISISKSCKTFTVNLKHVGSLPKTAMGHNWVLSKTADMPGIASDGIGAGPAANYIKAGDGRVIAHTDLIGGGESTSVTFDVSKLAAGEDYSFFCSFPGHYSLMKGSVKLVD is encoded by the coding sequence ATGTTGCGTAAATTTGCTCTGCTGGCTGTGCTAGGCCTGGCCAGCACTCCGCTTCTCGCTGCCGAATGCGCGGTGGATGTCGAATCCACCGACCAGATGACTTACAACACCCAAGCCATCTCCATCAGCAAGAGCTGCAAGACCTTTACCGTCAATCTCAAGCACGTAGGCTCCCTGCCCAAGACGGCCATGGGGCACAACTGGGTACTGAGCAAGACCGCCGACATGCCCGGCATCGCCAGCGACGGTATCGGTGCCGGCCCTGCCGCCAACTACATCAAGGCCGGCGACGGGCGCGTGATCGCCCATACCGACCTGATCGGCGGTGGCGAAAGCACCTCGGTGACCTTCGACGTGAGCAAACTGGCAGCCGGCGAAGACTACAGCTTCTTCTGCTCCTTCCCTGGCCACTACTCACTGATGAAAGGCAGCGTGAAGCTGGTCGACTGA
- a CDS encoding transglutaminase family protein, with protein sequence MSSASYQILHDTHYRYSAPVSLAQQLAHLWPRECPWQRCHERELRIDPQPCQRRDGLDVFGNPLTRLVFERPHEALSVSARLRVEVLARPPLELEDSPAWEAACAALSYAGQPMEAALLEAARYRFESPYVRLKQVFADYGDDCFTPGRPLLEAGQALMQKIFDEFSFDAGATQVATPLLQVLEEKRGVCQDFAHLMLACLRSRGLAARYVSGYLLTQPPPGQPRLIGADASHAWVSLYCPRQGWVDFDPTNNVRPALEHITLAWGRDFADVSPLRGVILGGGSHDPEVQVTVLPLG encoded by the coding sequence ATGAGCAGCGCCTCGTATCAGATCCTTCACGACACCCATTACCGTTATTCGGCGCCGGTTTCCCTGGCCCAGCAACTGGCCCACCTGTGGCCGCGCGAATGTCCCTGGCAGCGTTGCCATGAACGGGAGCTGCGCATCGACCCGCAGCCCTGCCAGCGCCGTGATGGCCTGGACGTGTTCGGCAATCCGCTGACGCGCCTGGTGTTCGAGCGCCCGCACGAGGCGCTCAGCGTCAGTGCGCGGCTGCGGGTCGAGGTGCTGGCGCGCCCGCCGCTGGAGCTGGAGGACTCGCCCGCCTGGGAGGCGGCCTGTGCCGCACTCAGCTACGCGGGCCAGCCCATGGAGGCGGCGCTGCTGGAGGCGGCGCGTTATCGCTTCGAGTCGCCCTACGTGCGCCTCAAGCAGGTGTTCGCCGACTATGGCGACGATTGCTTCACGCCGGGGCGACCGCTGCTGGAGGCGGGCCAGGCGCTGATGCAGAAGATCTTCGACGAATTCAGCTTCGACGCCGGTGCCACCCAGGTGGCGACGCCCCTGCTGCAGGTGCTGGAGGAAAAGCGCGGGGTCTGCCAGGACTTCGCCCACCTGATGCTTGCCTGCCTGCGCTCGCGCGGCCTGGCGGCGCGTTACGTCAGCGGCTACCTGCTGACCCAGCCGCCTCCCGGTCAGCCACGGCTGATCGGTGCCGATGCCTCGCATGCCTGGGTGTCGCTGTATTGTCCGCGTCAGGGGTGGGTGGATTTCGATCCGACCAACAACGTGCGTCCGGCGCTGGAACACATCACCCTGGCCTGGGGCCGGGATTTCGCTGATGTATCGCCGCTGCGCGGAGTGATCCTGGGAGGTGGCAGCCACGACCCGGAAGTGCAGGTCACGGTATTGCCGCTTGGGTAG